The following proteins are encoded in a genomic region of Lutra lutra chromosome 16, mLutLut1.2, whole genome shotgun sequence:
- the LIAT1 gene encoding protein LIAT1 — translation MDCRGVVGASVYGEEGEDDEDDEEEREGGTVGCLGAKLPPIAGSASELNKRKVKKKKKKKTKGSGKGDDKQQSRGLKSQQLSSSFHDILSSSKDHGPRQEHKQDKGENKPIPPYSTVNLAHSAEIEENLSNHINESLRWDGVLADPEAEKERIRLYKLNRRKRYRILALKGFYSDLGGEESPENLLYLCDKDSSSDGRPCFEGSLAPKLLPSDLAAAAPQ, via the exons ATGGACTGCCGCGGTGTGGTGGGGGCGTCGGTGTACGGCGAAGAGGGCGAGGACGATGAGGACGACGAGGAGGAGCGAGAGGGTGGCACTGTGGGCTGTCTGGGGGCCAAACTGCCCCCCATCGCAGGCAGCGCCTCAGAACTGAACAAACGGaaggtgaagaagaaaaagaagaagaagaccaagGGGTCCGGCAAGGGAGACG ATAAACAGCAGAGTCGAGGCCTGAAGAGTCAGCAGCTGTCCTCATCCTTTCACGACATCTTAAGTTCCAGCAAAGATCATGGCCCCAGGCAAGAACACAAACAGGACAAAGGTGAAAACAAGCCCATCCCGCCTTACTCCACTGTAAATCTCGCCCATTCCGCTGAAATAGAAGAGAACCTCTCCAACCACATCAACGAAAGCCTGCGTTGGGACGGAGTTCTTGCTGACCCAGAGGCGGAAAAAGAAAGGATTCGCCTATATAAGCTGAACCGGAGGAAGCGGTACCGCATTTTGGCCCTCAAGGGCTTCTACTCTGACCTGGGTGGCGAGGAGAGCCCTGAGAACCTTCTGTACCTCTGCGATAAAGACAGCAGCTCGGACGGCAGGCCCTGCTTTGAAGGAAGCCTCGCTCCCAAGCTGCTGCCCTCTGACCTGGCTGCTGCTGCGCCACAGTGA